Proteins from one Choloepus didactylus isolate mChoDid1 chromosome 4, mChoDid1.pri, whole genome shotgun sequence genomic window:
- the ARHGEF40 gene encoding rho guanine nucleotide exchange factor 40 isoform X7: MASGFLILTGGVDQSGRALLTITPPCPPEDPPPSQDMLSTALHYFHSLLRPDLQVLGLSILLDLRKAPPLPPELIPALSQLQDSGDPPLIQRLLILTCDDPPTDLRGPQGAEMLSENDLKRVAKPEELQWDMGGHMDPSPSRWVEIHQEVAKLCCLCQGVLGSVRQAIEELERAAEPEGEEAVGMPEPLQKVLADPRLTALQRDGGAILMRLRSTHSSKLEGPGPATLYQEVDEAIHQLVRLSNLHVQQQEQRQRLRRLRQVLQWLSGPGEEQLVSFAVPGDSLPSLQETELRFRAFSAEVQERLAQAREALALEEDAASQKVLDIFEQRLEQVESGLHRALRLQRFFQQVHEWVDEGSARLAGAGPGRDAVLAALALWRAPEPSAGTFQEMRALALDLGSPAALREWGRCRSRCQELERRIQQQLGEDASPRGHRRQRADSASSRGAHQGPHSPSPSLSSLLLPSSPGPRAAPSHCSLAPCGEDCEEEDSELAPEAEGRPPRAVLIRGLEVTSTEVVDRTCSPREHVLLGRAGGPDMPWGLGTPRMDHKRSISAQQRLVSELIACEQEYVATLSEPVPPPGPDLTPELRGTWAAALSARERLRSFHRTHFLRELQGCATHPLRIGACFLRHGDQFSLYAQYLKHRHKLENGLAALNPPTKGSVEGGPYLPRALQQPLEQLAQYGRLLEELLREAGPELSSERQALGAAVQLLREQEARGRDLLAVEAVRGCEIDLKEQGQLLHRDPFTIICGRKKCLRQVFLFEHLLLFSKLKGPEGGSETFVYKQAFKTADMGLTENIGDSGLCFELWFRRRRAREAYTLQAASPEIKLKWTSSIAQLLWRQAAHNKELRVQQMVSMGIGNKPFLDIKALGERTLSALLTGRAARTRASVAVSSFEHAGPSLPGLSPGACSLPARVEEEAWDLDVKQISLGAAWLLKVIRKDSIPALTPASPPAPETLDSSGDVSPGQRNSPSLQHPHPGSSTPILASGGILGLSRQSHARALSDPTTPL, encoded by the exons ATGGCATCTGGATTCCTCATCCTGACTG GAGGGGTGGACCAGAGTGGGCGAGCTCTGCTGACCATTACCCCACCGTGCCCTCCTGAGGATCCCCCACCCTCTCAAGACATGCTGAGCACTGCTCTTCATTACTTCCATTCACTGCTCAG GCCTGACCTACAGGTATTGGGGCTTTCCATCCTGCTGGACCTTCGCAAGGCGCCCCCTCTGCCCCCAGAGCTCATTCCTGCCCTGAGTCAACTTCAG GACTCAGGAGACCCTCCCCTCATTCAGCGGCTGCTGATTCTCACTTGTGATGACCCTCCTACTGATCTCCGTGGACCTCAG GGCGCTGAGATGCTGTCAGAGAATGACCTGAAAAGAGTGGCCAAGCCAGAGGAGCTGCAGTGGGACATGGGAGGTCACATGGACCCCTCTCCCAGCCGCTGGGTAGAGATACATCAG gaAGTGGCAAAGCTGTGCTGCCTGTGCCAAGGTGTGCTGGGCTCTGTACGGCAGGCCATTGAGGAGCTGGAGAGAGCAGCAGAGCCAGAGGGAGAG GAGGCAGTGGGAATGCCCGAGCCCCTGCAGAAGGTGCTGGCAGATCCCCGGCTGACGGCGTTGCAGAGAGATGGGGGAGCCATTTTGATGAGGCTGCGCTCTACCCACAGCAGCAA ACTGGAGGGCCCAGGCCCAGCAACACTGTATCAGGAGGTGGACGAGGCCATTCACCAGCTCGTGCGCCTCTCCAACTTGCACGTGCAGCAGCAAGAGCAGCGGCAACGCCTGCGCCGACTCCGGCAG GTGCTGCAGTGGCTCTCTGGCCCCGGGGAGGAGCAGCTGGTGAGCTTTGCTGTGCCTGGGGACTCCCTGCCTTCCCTGCAGGAGACAGAACTAAGATTCAGGGCTTTCAGTGCTGAGGTTCAG GAGCGCCTGGCCCAGGCGCGGGAGGCCCTGGCCCTGGAGGAGGACGCTGCCTCCCAGAAGGTTCTGGACATTTTTGAACAGCGACTGGAGCAGGTTGAGAGTGGCCTCCATCGGGCCCTGCGTTTACAGCGCTTCTTCCAACAG GTACACGAATGGGTGGATGAAGGTTCCGCCCGGCTGGCAGGAGCTGGGCCAGGTCGTGATGCCGTGCTGGCAGCCCTGGCCCTGTGGCGAGCCCCAGAACCCAGTGCTGGCACCTTCCAGGAGATGCGTGCCCTGGCCTTGGACCTGGGAAGCCCAGCAGCGCTGCGAGAGTGGGGCCGCTGCCGGTCCCGCTGCCAAGAACTGGAGCGGAGGATTCAGCAACAACTCGGAGAGGATGCAAGTCCTCGGGGCCACCGGCGACAAAGGGCAGACAGTGCCAGCAGCAGAGGGGCCCACCAGGGCCCACACAGCCCTTCCCCTAGCCTCAGCTCCCTGCTGCTCCCCAGCAGCCCTGGGCCCCGGGCAGCCCCATCCCATTGCTCCTTGGCCCCCTGTGGGGAGGACTGTGAGGAGGAGGACTCTGAACTGGCTCCAGAAGCAGAGGGCAGGCCCCCACGGGCTGTGCTGATCCGAGGCCTGGAGGTCACCAGTACTGAGGTAGTTGACAGGACGTGCTCACCACGGGAACATGTGCTGCTGGGCAGGGCCGGGGGCCCGGACATGCCCTGGGGACTAGGCACCCCCCGGATGGACCACAAGCGAAGCATCAG TGCCCAGCAGCGCCTGGTGTCTGAGCTGATTGCCTGTGAGCAGGAGTATGTGGCCACCTTGAGTGAACCAGTGCCACCCCCTGGGCCTGATCTAACCCCTGAACTGCGGGGCACCTGGGCAGCCGCCCTGAGTGCCCGGGAAAGGCTTCGCAGCTTCCACCGGACACACTTTCTGCGGGAGCTTCAGGGCTGTGCCACTCACCCCCTGCGCATTGGGGCCTGCTTCCTTCGCCAT GGGGACCAGTTCAGCCTTTACGCCCAGTACCTGAAGCACCGACACAAACTGGAGAATGGTCTGGCTGCACTCAACCCCCCCACCAAG GGTTCCGTGGAGGGTGGCCCTTACCTGCCCCGGGCCCTGCAGCAGCCCCTGGAGCAACTGGCTCAGTATGGGCGGCTCCTGGAGGAGCTCCTGAGGGAAGCTGGGCCTGAGCTGAGTTCTGAGCGCCAGGCCCTCGGGGCTGCTGTGCAGCTGCTCCGGGAACAAGAGGCCCGTGGCAGAGACCTGCTGGCCGTGGAGGCAGTGCGTGGCTGCGAG ATAGATCTGAAGGAGCAGGGACAGCTCCTGCATCGGGACCCCTTCACCATCATCTGTGGACGAAAAAAGTGCCTTCGCCAGGTCTTTCTCTTTGAGCATCTCCTCCTCTTCAGCAAGCTCAAGGGCCCTGAGGGGGGATCCGAGACCTTCGTTTACAAGCAGGCCTTTAAG ACTGCTGACATGGGGCTGACAGAGAACATCGGGGACAGCGGGCTCTGCTTCGAGCTGTGGTTTCGGCGGCGGCGTGCACGGGAAGCATACACTTTGCAGGCAGCCTCACCAGAGATCAAACTCAAGTGGACAAGCTCTATCGCCCAGCTGCTGTGGAGACAGGCAGCCCACAACAAGG AGCTCCGAGTACAGCAGATGGTCTCGATGGGCATTGGGAATAAACCATTCCTGGACATCAAAGCCCTTGGGGAGCGGACGCTGAGTGCCCTGCTCACTGGAAGAG CCGCCCGCACTAGGGCCTCCGTGGCCGTGTCATCCTTTGAGCATGCAGGCCCCTCCCTCCCCGGCCTCTCACCGGGagcctgctccctgcctgcccgCGTCGAGGAGGAGGCCTGGGATCTGGACGTCAAGCAGATTTCCCTGG GAGCAGCTTGGTTGCTTAAGGTAATCCGGAAGGATTCTATACCTGCTCTCACCCCAGCTTCCCCTCCAGCCCCAGAAACACTTGACTCTTCCGGAGATGTGTCCCCAGGACAAAGAAACAGCCCCAGCCTGCAACACCCCCACCCTGGGAGCAGCACTCCCATCCTGGCTAGTGGAGGGATCTTAGGGCTATCCCGGCAG AGTCATGCCCGAGCCCTGAGTGACCCCACCACTCCTCTGTGA